From Solea solea chromosome 20, fSolSol10.1, whole genome shotgun sequence, one genomic window encodes:
- the LOC131447099 gene encoding uncharacterized protein LOC131447099 isoform X1: MDAFQKYVLARDKQSEPAHGLPQPGTSSSDPSDAELLAAAAEVDSPSTSRDTPTAVVPSSSLSSSEQPLEGPRPLPMAPQKPASGKELLPVSWRQTLPEEQQEWVGRALFKREPSSGKVVLTTPLKLWWHPPGPRPLYTQLPANAHAFFQRRFFLWMPYRMWAYRLKCPADGRKLMDAGLYKTVRRVLDMSGWYFMATENLECPACHKKIVSWSRDILDQLDVAHRNKFPAVLTYKLSCDMAVIGMLKERTLANGVARVRAFLVEHHSREWMARTIEYLSVLDKLMAPGAAPKEGALPELVKVPGLAWFRWVYVLDAMTRLDTTKAKVTSIFGDILKMDSTKKITKKLAGAAAGSAAWMANVGNEYGQVLVSVLTAAEGDGLANMATGLMRRYREAGKAPPKVMYVDRDCCAAVGTSSVHHMFHEWHELVVRLDVWHLMRRFARGVTTDSHQLYGLFMARLSFAIFEWDAGDVARLREAKQSMEGKDAHIKLSAKELARHCRRRTRGAAETERLLREVLDAFWDMTDIMGVPLIDRARMEEIWSTQRRHLHCIQDPEGVELYTQTGELTKGGVKLPVYRCARGSTSLKSFHLHQCRFIPGTSASDLHFQVYLLEGLMRWNENRGRAAVQGGQRSALRCYGAQQQHTFNRLAQRVKGLKPVVDYTQPREYTGELLGVEYLYSQSGAVLQQCPNAPEGTDEGEDDDDDDGGTLTDEGFEEEEPEEPEEIRLLAHHDALLQEPHSVPVREASSSQLGPPPPPLPPEDDSMEVQQAEEEDEDMVGPDGHPGYHQVVALAHGLVELRHHAFVTARQSREVVALWEKLTERDKAPVTFPRRHQDRLVQGRFKTSNRYAHTPEVESVKLVALGQGAWAAQYLKASRLVEAIMLELCRIHTQDTRTLAGVRINRLAGVMRDYKQIRNNVVNCPALMACTRVQLYDVNQRTLSMWRNQRSKAMMRDTITIAVPGPRSGAAEPLPAPRSLLQDPQQPDQPLEHHLPADASGLAVTIRGPLAPELFDVIVDHQSATTSSASAPPADTTTSSASAPPADTTTPSPASTTATAPTVTPATIAGAIPRSTAWRRRVHAEQERRAQELGNITKPYKKVPQFMCRRCGQPKTKKYGHSRYKRGTFCAQADGGTVEQWLLTMKDREREEAAAATAAAAAAAAAAAAAATTNTTHNPLSSQHPK; this comes from the exons ATGGATGCCTTCCAGAAGTATGTGCTGGCCCGGGACAAACAATCAGAGCCAGCACACGGACTCCCACAGCCAG GCACCTCCTCCTCCGACCCATCTGACGCTGAGTTGCTTGCCGCTGCCGCCGAGGTCGACTCTCCCA GCACGTCCAGGGACACCCCAACAGCTGTGgtcccctcttcctctctctcctcctccgagCAGCCACTGGAAGGGCCAAGGCCATTACCGATGGCGCCTCAGAAACCTGCCTCTGGCAAAGAG ctgcttCCCGTCAGCTGGAGGCAGACGCTGccagaagagcagcaggagtGGGTGGGCCGGGCGCTGTTCAAGAGGGAACCCAGCAGCGGGAAGGTGGTCCTCACCACGCCGCTCAAACTGTGGTGGCACCCTCCTGGCCCCCGGCCCCTCTACACACAGCTCCCCGCCAATGCTCACGCCTTCTTCCAGCGCCGATTCTTTCTGTGGATGCCCTATCGGATGTGGGCATATCGTCTGAAGTGCCCTGCCGATGGGCGGAAACTGATGGACGCTGGACTGTACAAGACCGTCCGGAGGGTCTTGGACATGAGCGGGTGGTACTTCATGGCCACAGAGAACCTTGAGTGCCCCGCCTGTCACAAGAAGATTGTGAGCTGGTCACGGGACATCTTAGACCAGCTGGACGTCGCGCACCGCAATAAGTTTCCAGCTGTTCTCACGTACAA GTTGTCCTGTGACATGGCGGTGATCGGGATGTTGAAGGAGCGCACCCTGGCCAACGGTGTGGCTCGCGTCCGTGCCTTCCTGGTGGAGCATCACTCCAGGGAGTGGATGGCGCGGACGATCGAGTACCTCTCCGTGCTTGACAAGCTAATGGCACCTGGAGCGGCACCAAAAGAGGGGGCGCTCCCAGAGCTCGTGAAGGTGCCCGGACTCGCCTGGTTCAGGTGGGTGTACGTCCTGGATGCCATGACCAGGCTGGACACGACCAAGGCTAAGGTGACGTCCATTTTTGGTGACATACTTAAGATGGACTCCACCAAGAAG ATCACCAAAAAGCTTGCAGGCGCTGCCGCCGGCTCGGCCGCCTGGATGGCCAACGTTGGCAACGAGTACGGGCAGGTACTCGTGTCCGTCCTCACGGCAGCCGAGGGGGACGGACTGGCCAACATGGCGACCGGCCTGATGCGGCGGTACCGCGAAGCCGGAAAGGCCCCTCCAAAGGTCATGTACGTGGACCGGGACTGCTGTGCCGCCGTGGGTACGTCATCAGTACACCACATGTTCCACGAGTGGCACGAGCTGGTGGTCAGGCTCGACGTGTGGCACCTCATGCGACGCTTTGCGAGGggtgtcaccacagacagcCACCAGCTCTACGGCCTCTTCATGGCGAGGCTGTCCTTTGCCATCTTCGAGTGGGACGCCGGAGACGTCGCCCGCCTGAGAGAGGCCAAGCAGTCCATGGAGGGGAAGGACGCCCACATCAAGCTGTCCGCCAAGGAGCTCGCTCGGCATTGTCGACGCCGTACGAGGGGTGCGGCGGAGACAGAGCGGCTCCTCCGGGAGGTGCTGGACGCCTTCTGGGACATGACGGACATCATGGGCGTCCCGTTGATCGACCGCGCCCGCATGGAGGAGATCTGGAGCACACAGCGCCGCCACCTCCACTGCATCCAGGACCCGGAGGGGGTGGAGCTGTACACCCAGACAGGTGAGCTCACCAAGGGCGGTGTTAAGCTCCCCGTCTACCGGTGCGCACGTGGCTCCACTTCCCTCAAGTCCTTCCACCTGCACCAGTGCCGCTTCATTCCAG GTACATCTGCAAGTGACTTACACTTCCAGGTGTACCTGCTGGAGGGCCTGATGCGGTGGAATGAAAACCGCGGACGAGCGGCAGTCCAGGGAGGTCAGCGATCGGCGCTGCGGTGCTACGGtgcccagcagcagcacacgtTCAACCGGCTGGCCCAGCGGGTCAAGGGGCTCAAGCCGGTTGTCGACTACACCCAGCCCAGGGAGTACACAG GGGAACTCTTGGGGGTAGAGTATTTGTACTCCCAGTCGGGCGCTGTGCTGCAGCAGTGTCCCAACGCTCCGGAAGGGACCGACGAGGGcgaggacgacgacgacgacgatggcGGCACACTGACCGACGAGggctttgaggaggaggagccggaGGAGCCGGAGGAGATCCGTCTCCTGGCCCATCACGACGCTCTCCTCCAGGAGCCCCACAGTGTGCCTGTGCGTGAGGCCTCGTCATCCCAGTTGGgacctcccccaccccccctacCCCCCGAGGACGACAGTATGGAGGTGCagcaggctgaggaggaggatgaa GACATGGTTGGGCCAGACGGTCACCCCGGTTACCATCAAGTGGTGGCCCTGGCCCACGGCCTCGTGGAGCTGCGTCACCACGCCTTTGTTACCGCTCGTCAGTCCAGGGAGGTTGTCGCTCTCTGGGAGAAGCTGACTGAGAGGGACAAGGCACCGGTGACCTTCCCCCGCCGCCACCAGGACAGGCTGGTCCAAGGCCGCTTCAAGACCAGCAACCGGTACGCTCACACGCCAGAAGTGGAGAGTGTGAAGCT tgtcGCCCTGGGTCAGGGCGCATGGGCGGCACAGTATCTTAAAGCCAGCAGGCTTGTTGAAGCCATCATGCTGGAGCTGTGCCGCATTCACACCCAGGACACCAGGACGCTCGCCGGGGTCCGCATCAACCGCTTGGCTGGCGTCATGAGGGACTACAAGCAGATCCGGAACAACGTGGTCAACTGTCCTGCCCTCATGGCGTGCACCCGCGTCCAGCTGTATGATGTCAATCAGCGGACCCTGTCGATGTG GCGCAATCAGAGGAGCAAGGCGATGATGAGGGACACCATTACCATCGCAGTTCCGGGGCCTCGCAGCGGAGCAGCGGAGCCCCTGCCTGCCCCACGGAGTCTGCTGCAGGACCCCCAACAGCCAGACCAGCCCCTTGAGCACCACCTGCCCGCGGATGCCTCGGGCCTGGCTGTCACAATCAGAGGGCCGCTGGCCCCGGAACTGTTTGACGTCATCGTCGACCACCAGAGTGCCACCACCTCCTCAGCGTCAGCCCCACCAGCAgacaccaccacctcctcagcTTCCGCCCCACCAGCGGACACCACCACCCCCTCCCCAGCCTCTACAACAGCCACTGCTCCAACTGTCACTCCAGCCACCATCGCTGGAGCCATTCCCCGCTCTACTGCCTGGAGGCGCCGGGTCCACGCTGAGCAGGAGCGTCGTGCCCAGGAGCTAGGGAACATCACAAAGCCCTACAAGAAGGTTCCCCAGTTTATGTGCAGGCGCTGTGGCCAGCCAAAGACAAAGAAGTATGGCCACAGCCGCTACAAACGGGGGACCTTCTGTGCCCAGGCTGACGGGGGGACTGTGGAGCAGTGGCTGTTGACAATGAAAGACAGAGAGCGtgaggaggctgctgctgccaccgctgccgctgccgccgccgcagccgctgccgccgccgccgccaccaccaacaccacccaTAACCCCTTATCTTCCCAGCACCCTAAGTAA
- the LOC131447099 gene encoding uncharacterized protein LOC131447099 isoform X2 — translation MDAFQKYVLARDKQSEPAHGLPQPGTSSSDPSDAELLAAAAEVDSPSTSRDTPTAVVPSSSLSSSEQPLEGPRPLPMAPQKPASGKELLPVSWRQTLPEEQQEWVGRALFKREPSSGKVVLTTPLKLWWHPPGPRPLYTQLPANAHAFFQRRFFLWMPYRMWAYRLKCPADGRKLMDAGLYKTVRRVLDMSGWYFMATENLECPACHKKIVSWSRDILDQLDVAHRNKFPAVLTYKLSCDMAVIGMLKERTLANGVARVRAFLVEHHSREWMARTIEYLSVLDKLMAPGAAPKEGALPELVKVPGLAWFRWVYVLDAMTRLDTTKAKVTSIFGDILKMDSTKKITKKLAGAAAGSAAWMANVGNEYGQVLVSVLTAAEGDGLANMATGLMRRYREAGKAPPKVMYVDRDCCAAVGTSSVHHMFHEWHELVVRLDVWHLMRRFARGVTTDSHQLYGLFMARLSFAIFEWDAGDVARLREAKQSMEGKDAHIKLSAKELARHCRRRTRGAAETERLLREVLDAFWDMTDIMGVPLIDRARMEEIWSTQRRHLHCIQDPEGVELYTQTGELTKGGVKLPVYRCARGSTSLKSFHLHQCRFIPGTSASDLHFQVYLLEGLMRWNENRGRAAVQGGQRSALRCYGAQQQHTFNRLAQRVKGLKPVVDYTQPREYTGELLGVEYLYSQSGAVLQQCPNAPEGTDEGEDDDDDDGGTLTDEGFEEEEPEEPEEIRLLAHHDALLQEPHSVPVREASSSQLGPPPPPLPPEDDSMEVQQAEEEDEDMVGPDGHPGYHQVVALAHGLVELRHHAFVTARQSREVVALWEKLTERDKAPVTFPRRHQDRLVQGRFKTSNRVALGQGAWAAQYLKASRLVEAIMLELCRIHTQDTRTLAGVRINRLAGVMRDYKQIRNNVVNCPALMACTRVQLYDVNQRTLSMWRNQRSKAMMRDTITIAVPGPRSGAAEPLPAPRSLLQDPQQPDQPLEHHLPADASGLAVTIRGPLAPELFDVIVDHQSATTSSASAPPADTTTSSASAPPADTTTPSPASTTATAPTVTPATIAGAIPRSTAWRRRVHAEQERRAQELGNITKPYKKVPQFMCRRCGQPKTKKYGHSRYKRGTFCAQADGGTVEQWLLTMKDREREEAAAATAAAAAAAAAAAAAATTNTTHNPLSSQHPK, via the exons ATGGATGCCTTCCAGAAGTATGTGCTGGCCCGGGACAAACAATCAGAGCCAGCACACGGACTCCCACAGCCAG GCACCTCCTCCTCCGACCCATCTGACGCTGAGTTGCTTGCCGCTGCCGCCGAGGTCGACTCTCCCA GCACGTCCAGGGACACCCCAACAGCTGTGgtcccctcttcctctctctcctcctccgagCAGCCACTGGAAGGGCCAAGGCCATTACCGATGGCGCCTCAGAAACCTGCCTCTGGCAAAGAG ctgcttCCCGTCAGCTGGAGGCAGACGCTGccagaagagcagcaggagtGGGTGGGCCGGGCGCTGTTCAAGAGGGAACCCAGCAGCGGGAAGGTGGTCCTCACCACGCCGCTCAAACTGTGGTGGCACCCTCCTGGCCCCCGGCCCCTCTACACACAGCTCCCCGCCAATGCTCACGCCTTCTTCCAGCGCCGATTCTTTCTGTGGATGCCCTATCGGATGTGGGCATATCGTCTGAAGTGCCCTGCCGATGGGCGGAAACTGATGGACGCTGGACTGTACAAGACCGTCCGGAGGGTCTTGGACATGAGCGGGTGGTACTTCATGGCCACAGAGAACCTTGAGTGCCCCGCCTGTCACAAGAAGATTGTGAGCTGGTCACGGGACATCTTAGACCAGCTGGACGTCGCGCACCGCAATAAGTTTCCAGCTGTTCTCACGTACAA GTTGTCCTGTGACATGGCGGTGATCGGGATGTTGAAGGAGCGCACCCTGGCCAACGGTGTGGCTCGCGTCCGTGCCTTCCTGGTGGAGCATCACTCCAGGGAGTGGATGGCGCGGACGATCGAGTACCTCTCCGTGCTTGACAAGCTAATGGCACCTGGAGCGGCACCAAAAGAGGGGGCGCTCCCAGAGCTCGTGAAGGTGCCCGGACTCGCCTGGTTCAGGTGGGTGTACGTCCTGGATGCCATGACCAGGCTGGACACGACCAAGGCTAAGGTGACGTCCATTTTTGGTGACATACTTAAGATGGACTCCACCAAGAAG ATCACCAAAAAGCTTGCAGGCGCTGCCGCCGGCTCGGCCGCCTGGATGGCCAACGTTGGCAACGAGTACGGGCAGGTACTCGTGTCCGTCCTCACGGCAGCCGAGGGGGACGGACTGGCCAACATGGCGACCGGCCTGATGCGGCGGTACCGCGAAGCCGGAAAGGCCCCTCCAAAGGTCATGTACGTGGACCGGGACTGCTGTGCCGCCGTGGGTACGTCATCAGTACACCACATGTTCCACGAGTGGCACGAGCTGGTGGTCAGGCTCGACGTGTGGCACCTCATGCGACGCTTTGCGAGGggtgtcaccacagacagcCACCAGCTCTACGGCCTCTTCATGGCGAGGCTGTCCTTTGCCATCTTCGAGTGGGACGCCGGAGACGTCGCCCGCCTGAGAGAGGCCAAGCAGTCCATGGAGGGGAAGGACGCCCACATCAAGCTGTCCGCCAAGGAGCTCGCTCGGCATTGTCGACGCCGTACGAGGGGTGCGGCGGAGACAGAGCGGCTCCTCCGGGAGGTGCTGGACGCCTTCTGGGACATGACGGACATCATGGGCGTCCCGTTGATCGACCGCGCCCGCATGGAGGAGATCTGGAGCACACAGCGCCGCCACCTCCACTGCATCCAGGACCCGGAGGGGGTGGAGCTGTACACCCAGACAGGTGAGCTCACCAAGGGCGGTGTTAAGCTCCCCGTCTACCGGTGCGCACGTGGCTCCACTTCCCTCAAGTCCTTCCACCTGCACCAGTGCCGCTTCATTCCAG GTACATCTGCAAGTGACTTACACTTCCAGGTGTACCTGCTGGAGGGCCTGATGCGGTGGAATGAAAACCGCGGACGAGCGGCAGTCCAGGGAGGTCAGCGATCGGCGCTGCGGTGCTACGGtgcccagcagcagcacacgtTCAACCGGCTGGCCCAGCGGGTCAAGGGGCTCAAGCCGGTTGTCGACTACACCCAGCCCAGGGAGTACACAG GGGAACTCTTGGGGGTAGAGTATTTGTACTCCCAGTCGGGCGCTGTGCTGCAGCAGTGTCCCAACGCTCCGGAAGGGACCGACGAGGGcgaggacgacgacgacgacgatggcGGCACACTGACCGACGAGggctttgaggaggaggagccggaGGAGCCGGAGGAGATCCGTCTCCTGGCCCATCACGACGCTCTCCTCCAGGAGCCCCACAGTGTGCCTGTGCGTGAGGCCTCGTCATCCCAGTTGGgacctcccccaccccccctacCCCCCGAGGACGACAGTATGGAGGTGCagcaggctgaggaggaggatgaa GACATGGTTGGGCCAGACGGTCACCCCGGTTACCATCAAGTGGTGGCCCTGGCCCACGGCCTCGTGGAGCTGCGTCACCACGCCTTTGTTACCGCTCGTCAGTCCAGGGAGGTTGTCGCTCTCTGGGAGAAGCTGACTGAGAGGGACAAGGCACCGGTGACCTTCCCCCGCCGCCACCAGGACAGGCTGGTCCAAGGCCGCTTCAAGACCAGCAACCG tgtcGCCCTGGGTCAGGGCGCATGGGCGGCACAGTATCTTAAAGCCAGCAGGCTTGTTGAAGCCATCATGCTGGAGCTGTGCCGCATTCACACCCAGGACACCAGGACGCTCGCCGGGGTCCGCATCAACCGCTTGGCTGGCGTCATGAGGGACTACAAGCAGATCCGGAACAACGTGGTCAACTGTCCTGCCCTCATGGCGTGCACCCGCGTCCAGCTGTATGATGTCAATCAGCGGACCCTGTCGATGTG GCGCAATCAGAGGAGCAAGGCGATGATGAGGGACACCATTACCATCGCAGTTCCGGGGCCTCGCAGCGGAGCAGCGGAGCCCCTGCCTGCCCCACGGAGTCTGCTGCAGGACCCCCAACAGCCAGACCAGCCCCTTGAGCACCACCTGCCCGCGGATGCCTCGGGCCTGGCTGTCACAATCAGAGGGCCGCTGGCCCCGGAACTGTTTGACGTCATCGTCGACCACCAGAGTGCCACCACCTCCTCAGCGTCAGCCCCACCAGCAgacaccaccacctcctcagcTTCCGCCCCACCAGCGGACACCACCACCCCCTCCCCAGCCTCTACAACAGCCACTGCTCCAACTGTCACTCCAGCCACCATCGCTGGAGCCATTCCCCGCTCTACTGCCTGGAGGCGCCGGGTCCACGCTGAGCAGGAGCGTCGTGCCCAGGAGCTAGGGAACATCACAAAGCCCTACAAGAAGGTTCCCCAGTTTATGTGCAGGCGCTGTGGCCAGCCAAAGACAAAGAAGTATGGCCACAGCCGCTACAAACGGGGGACCTTCTGTGCCCAGGCTGACGGGGGGACTGTGGAGCAGTGGCTGTTGACAATGAAAGACAGAGAGCGtgaggaggctgctgctgccaccgctgccgctgccgccgccgcagccgctgccgccgccgccgccaccaccaacaccacccaTAACCCCTTATCTTCCCAGCACCCTAAGTAA